In the genome of bacterium, one region contains:
- a CDS encoding nucleotidyltransferase domain-containing protein, whose product MLSERILSTIKFFDLQDYPLTSFEVWRYLVSDLSALKSRIDGTYELPLDLPEGTGSVVHFDTLLANLDILCKEGKLVSKHGFYALNKEQVNGSVIVNSGDTNLIDKRLQAYRYGLRREKLMRRYIGFTRHLPFVRGISLAGSQAFGLQRPTSDIDLLIITDSRFMWLARIFLSVYFQVLGVRRHGKKIINRFCLNHYIANTREVDAERNLYKAMEYAKLRPLVYPQTTRQFQKANEKWIKVFFPNANFNTDLHEPQSVVQAFWELLLNHRAGLWLERQLGQIQLKRIKQDKFIFVKDDELSFHPESKHEALLKGFFG is encoded by the coding sequence ATGCTATCAGAACGCATCCTCTCCACAATTAAATTTTTCGACCTTCAAGACTATCCGCTCACAAGCTTCGAAGTGTGGCGGTATTTAGTATCCGACTTGTCTGCTCTAAAGAGCCGGATCGACGGCACTTATGAGCTCCCGTTGGACCTTCCCGAAGGGACAGGCTCAGTAGTGCACTTCGACACTTTGCTGGCTAACCTCGATATCTTATGCAAGGAAGGCAAGCTGGTTTCTAAACATGGCTTCTATGCATTGAATAAGGAGCAGGTTAATGGATCGGTTATTGTTAATTCCGGCGACACCAACCTAATTGATAAGCGTTTGCAAGCTTATCGTTATGGTTTGCGCAGAGAAAAATTAATGCGCAGATACATAGGGTTCACCCGACATCTGCCTTTTGTGCGGGGAATCAGCCTGGCCGGCTCCCAGGCGTTTGGGTTGCAGCGCCCGACCAGCGATATCGATCTGCTTATCATTACCGACTCAAGATTTATGTGGCTGGCTCGGATATTTTTGAGCGTGTATTTTCAGGTCTTGGGCGTGCGTCGCCATGGCAAAAAAATCATCAATCGGTTTTGCCTCAATCATTATATTGCCAATACCCGAGAGGTGGATGCCGAGCGCAATTTGTATAAGGCTATGGAGTACGCTAAGTTGCGCCCGCTGGTGTACCCGCAAACTACCCGGCAGTTTCAGAAGGCTAACGAAAAATGGATCAAGGTATTTTTCCCAAATGCAAACTTTAATACAGACCTTCATGAGCCTCAATCAGTTGTGCAAGCTTTTTGGGAGTTGCTGCTGAATCATCGAGCCGGGTTGTGGTTGGAGCGACAATTGGGCCAGATTCAGCTGAAAAGGATTAAACAGGATAAATTTATTTTTGTGAAAGACGATGAACTTAGCTTTCATCCAGAAAGCAAACACGAAGCGTTGTTAAAAGGATTTTTTGGGTAG
- a CDS encoding class I SAM-dependent methyltransferase, with the protein MKFKTSRESYDNPEGAQNYLEFLASEDGQFFRKILHESFYNRLGNNKDQKILDAACGPGWLSDQLSAEFANIEALDASGPFLEHAKQTYPNLKFTAGDLNDTLPYNDNEFDSIIMSMAAHDVEDQVKTFTELRRILKPGGKFMLTFVNPYYAFPVGVWKRGIIGRLLMRRPRLLLRPYHWFAKEERGFTFNKTLECYFYKLSEHLNHLREAGFQFEFMKDLESLEDSKNYNLQYRLHRFPIILYVEFSKP; encoded by the coding sequence ATGAAATTCAAAACCTCGCGCGAATCTTACGACAACCCAGAAGGCGCGCAAAACTACTTGGAGTTTTTAGCCTCGGAAGACGGGCAATTTTTTAGAAAAATCTTGCATGAAAGTTTTTATAACCGCCTTGGCAATAATAAAGATCAAAAAATCTTGGACGCAGCCTGCGGTCCGGGCTGGCTGTCCGACCAGCTCTCTGCTGAATTTGCGAACATCGAAGCGCTTGATGCTTCGGGGCCATTTTTAGAACACGCTAAGCAAACATACCCGAACCTAAAATTTACCGCCGGAGACTTAAACGACACCCTTCCCTACAACGACAATGAATTCGATTCTATCATCATGAGCATGGCTGCGCACGATGTAGAAGACCAAGTCAAAACATTTACCGAGCTGCGCCGTATTCTCAAACCAGGCGGCAAGTTTATGTTAACGTTTGTAAACCCGTATTACGCCTTTCCGGTTGGAGTATGGAAACGCGGCATTATTGGGCGCCTGCTAATGCGCCGCCCGCGGCTTCTACTCCGTCCGTACCACTGGTTTGCCAAAGAGGAACGCGGCTTCACTTTCAACAAAACTTTGGAATGCTATTTTTACAAACTGTCCGAGCACCTCAATCATTTAAGAGAAGCTGGCTTCCAGTTTGAATTCATGAAAGATCTCGAATCGCTTGAGGATAGCAAAAATTACAATCTGCAATACCGACTGCATCGCTTCCCTATCATTCTCTACGTAGAATTCTCAAAACCATAA
- a CDS encoding carboxypeptidase regulatory-like domain-containing protein, with the protein MKKLIAILLTSFCILALSPQIVGAQSADKSVREESVNLVSVKGRVFTPRGKALRSATVVLTDAEQNRRTVTTNRLGAFTFYKVPADQTYVIGVAGTPYRFTSRVINVTSKLSGLVFRGVD; encoded by the coding sequence ATGAAAAAACTAATCGCTATTTTACTGACATCATTTTGTATACTGGCATTATCCCCACAAATCGTAGGGGCTCAATCGGCCGATAAGTCTGTGAGAGAGGAGTCAGTCAATCTGGTTTCTGTGAAGGGGCGAGTCTTTACCCCACGCGGGAAAGCTCTTCGGAGCGCTACAGTTGTTCTTACAGATGCAGAGCAAAACCGTCGGACAGTGACTACCAACAGACTGGGAGCATTTACGTTCTATAAGGTACCAGCTGATCAAACCTACGTGATAGGAGTGGCTGGGACACCTTATCGTTTCACGTCGAGGGTGATCAATGTGACCAGTAAGCTCTCAGGTCTTGTCTTTAGAGGCGTGGATTAA
- a CDS encoding co-chaperone GroES codes for MNIKPLGNRVLVKQLSVEEVTASGIVLPASEGKEKPNQGVVIAVGDGKHISECGIKVGDKIVFNGYGIAEVEVPGESGGKAEKYKIVYVAEDEDSQAVAIIN; via the coding sequence ATGAATATCAAACCTTTAGGAAATCGCGTTTTGGTCAAGCAATTATCAGTCGAAGAGGTGACTGCCTCTGGTATAGTTCTGCCGGCCAGTGAAGGCAAAGAGAAGCCAAATCAAGGCGTAGTTATTGCTGTAGGCGATGGCAAGCATATCTCCGAATGCGGAATCAAAGTCGGCGACAAAATCGTCTTTAACGGCTATGGGATCGCCGAAGTAGAAGTTCCAGGGGAATCTGGCGGCAAAGCTGAGAAGTACAAAATTGTTTACGTGGCAGAAGACGAAGATTCACAAGCTGTTGCGATTATTAATTAA
- the groL gene encoding chaperonin GroEL (60 kDa chaperone family; promotes refolding of misfolded polypeptides especially under stressful conditions; forms two stacked rings of heptamers to form a barrel-shaped 14mer; ends can be capped by GroES; misfolded proteins enter the barrel where they are refolded when GroES binds), with protein sequence MAKLIKTGLEAKKAIKEGVDIAANAIKVTLGPTGKAVILERGYGSPTISDDGVTVAKDIELEDKFQNIGVELIKEVANKTNEDAGDGTTTATVLAQKMIEEAFTELERNTFKANDLKRGMDKAVKFVVEELSKAKKEVTSREGIEQVATISSLDSEVGKLIAEAMEEVGNDGVITVEEGQSIGLEKEVVKGMRFDRGFVSGYMVTNTERMEAVWDDPYILVTDKKISSVQEVLPLLEKIAQTGKKDLVIIADEVEGEALTTFVLNKLRGTFNVLAVKAPGFGDRRKEQLVDIAVLTGGQVITDELGLKLDTTEIGQLGRARKVVATKEYTTIVDGAGDKEKIDQRVKEISAAIGEAKFDSDKEQLQKRIARLVGGIGVIKVGAFTETEMKAKKFKIEDALNATRAAVEEGIVAGGGAALAKAAPALEQAISNSDYFQENEKRGAMIVAKSLTAPIRQIAENAGAEPTGIIKFVQTSGNNAGFDFASYDEMKWEQGKKDDMIASGIVDPVKVTRLALENAVSIASTLVTTETIIVEKPEPKSAPEMPAGMGGGMGGMGF encoded by the coding sequence ATGGCAAAACTGATTAAGACTGGCCTAGAAGCCAAGAAAGCAATTAAAGAAGGCGTGGATATCGCCGCAAACGCTATCAAAGTAACTCTCGGCCCGACAGGTAAAGCGGTGATTTTAGAGCGCGGCTATGGCAGTCCGACGATTTCCGATGATGGCGTGACTGTGGCAAAAGATATCGAACTGGAAGACAAGTTTCAGAATATCGGCGTTGAGCTCATTAAGGAAGTCGCCAACAAGACTAACGAAGACGCCGGCGACGGAACAACCACAGCTACCGTCTTAGCTCAGAAGATGATCGAAGAAGCGTTTACAGAGTTAGAGCGCAACACATTTAAAGCCAACGATCTCAAGCGCGGCATGGACAAGGCTGTGAAGTTTGTAGTGGAAGAACTGAGTAAAGCTAAAAAAGAAGTTACCAGCCGCGAAGGCATCGAACAGGTGGCGACCATCTCTTCTTTGGATTCCGAAGTGGGCAAGCTTATTGCCGAAGCTATGGAAGAAGTCGGCAACGACGGCGTTATTACCGTAGAAGAAGGTCAAAGCATTGGCTTAGAAAAAGAAGTGGTAAAAGGTATGCGCTTTGACCGCGGTTTCGTGTCTGGCTACATGGTGACCAACACCGAGCGCATGGAAGCAGTGTGGGACGATCCGTACATATTAGTTACTGATAAGAAGATCTCCAGCGTGCAGGAAGTTTTACCTCTACTAGAAAAAATCGCTCAGACAGGTAAAAAAGATTTGGTGATTATTGCGGACGAAGTAGAAGGAGAAGCCCTGACTACTTTTGTACTCAATAAGCTTCGCGGTACTTTCAATGTTTTGGCAGTGAAAGCTCCTGGCTTTGGCGACCGCCGCAAGGAACAGTTGGTAGACATAGCGGTTTTAACCGGAGGGCAGGTTATAACCGACGAACTCGGCTTGAAATTGGATACTACCGAAATTGGCCAATTGGGCCGTGCTAGAAAAGTCGTCGCAACCAAGGAATACACCACTATCGTGGATGGCGCCGGCGACAAAGAAAAAATCGACCAGCGTGTTAAGGAAATTTCTGCAGCGATTGGTGAGGCAAAATTCGACAGCGACAAAGAACAGCTGCAAAAGAGAATTGCCCGCTTGGTTGGCGGCATCGGCGTCATTAAAGTCGGCGCGTTTACGGAAACCGAGATGAAAGCCAAAAAATTTAAAATCGAAGATGCTTTAAACGCTACCCGTGCTGCAGTGGAAGAGGGGATCGTTGCCGGAGGCGGAGCGGCGCTGGCTAAAGCTGCGCCGGCTCTGGAGCAGGCCATTTCTAACTCCGATTACTTCCAGGAAAATGAAAAGCGCGGCGCTATGATTGTTGCTAAGTCTTTGACTGCGCCGATTCGCCAGATTGCAGAAAACGCTGGCGCAGAACCGACCGGGATTATCAAGTTCGTACAGACATCAGGTAACAATGCCGGTTTCGACTTTGCTAGTTATGACGAGATGAAATGGGAGCAGGGCAAGAAGGACGATATGATCGCCAGTGGAATCGTGGATCCGGTAAAGGTTACCCGCTTAGCACTAGAGAACGCGGTGTCTATCGCATCTACTCTGGTTACCACCGAAACGATTATCGTAGAAAAGCCGGAACCTAAAAGCGCCCCAGAAATGCCGGCCGGCATGGGCGGCGGGATGGGGGGAATGGGATTCTAG
- a CDS encoding amidophosphoribosyltransferase — MIENDRNLGEKCGVFGIYGPGLDVSRLTFFGLALLQHRGQESSGIAVTDGTEIDCHKDEGLVNKVYNERIIKSMRGFAAIGHNRYSTSGGSFAHHAQPIVVNNQIALAHNGNLPSVTALTNFLKEAGQDTSGCSDSELMALAVSHQLNSGKSFPEAIQAVWPLFTGAFSVTGLTKKSLFAFRDHCGIRPLVIGKVDQAYVVASETCAFNIIGAKFVREVVPGELVIINSQGLHSFQIQKPDPKVDIFEFVYFARPDSVINGKSVYAVRSNSGIELAKEFPLDVDLVVPVPETAIPTATSYARALNLPFEMALVKNRYVHRTFIQPDEHTRSLGVRMKLSPLPDLLVGKKVAIIDDSIVRGTTSKELVKALFEAGSKEVHMLVSSPPVKFPDFYGIDTPSSKKLIAVGRTVEEVRQHIGATSLNYLSLQGLIKATGLEESELCLSCFTGDYPIDLHERMADIIQIKAAVK, encoded by the coding sequence ATGATTGAAAACGATAGAAACTTAGGCGAGAAATGCGGCGTGTTCGGCATTTATGGTCCAGGTTTGGACGTAAGCCGATTGACTTTTTTTGGCCTGGCTCTCTTGCAGCATCGCGGTCAGGAAAGCAGCGGCATTGCTGTTACAGACGGAACCGAGATCGACTGCCATAAGGATGAAGGCTTGGTCAACAAGGTTTATAACGAGCGAATCATCAAAAGCATGCGCGGCTTCGCCGCCATTGGCCATAATCGCTATTCAACTTCTGGTGGATCGTTTGCGCATCATGCCCAGCCGATTGTGGTTAATAACCAGATCGCTTTGGCTCATAACGGCAACTTGCCTTCGGTAACTGCTTTAACAAATTTTTTGAAAGAAGCCGGGCAGGATACTAGCGGTTGTTCAGACTCGGAACTCATGGCTTTAGCTGTCTCTCATCAGCTAAATTCTGGAAAATCATTCCCCGAAGCAATACAAGCAGTTTGGCCTTTATTCACTGGGGCCTTTTCGGTAACTGGCTTAACTAAGAAGAGCTTGTTTGCTTTTCGCGATCATTGCGGCATTCGTCCCTTGGTAATAGGGAAGGTAGACCAGGCCTACGTGGTCGCGTCAGAAACCTGTGCATTTAATATTATCGGTGCTAAATTTGTGCGCGAAGTTGTTCCAGGGGAGTTGGTGATCATCAACAGCCAGGGTCTGCATTCGTTTCAGATTCAAAAACCAGATCCTAAAGTAGATATCTTTGAGTTTGTTTACTTTGCTCGGCCGGACAGTGTCATCAACGGCAAGTCTGTGTATGCAGTTCGCAGTAATAGCGGCATCGAATTGGCCAAAGAGTTCCCGTTAGACGTGGATTTGGTGGTGCCGGTTCCCGAAACAGCTATCCCAACTGCTACATCTTATGCACGGGCTTTAAATTTGCCCTTCGAAATGGCTTTGGTTAAGAACCGTTATGTGCACAGAACTTTCATTCAGCCGGATGAACATACCCGTTCTCTCGGCGTGAGGATGAAGCTTTCGCCGCTGCCGGATTTGCTAGTCGGAAAGAAGGTTGCGATTATCGATGATTCGATTGTGCGCGGCACTACTTCTAAAGAGCTGGTTAAAGCGCTGTTCGAAGCGGGTAGCAAGGAAGTGCACATGCTGGTCAGTTCGCCGCCGGTTAAGTTCCCGGATTTTTACGGCATCGACACTCCAAGCTCTAAAAAGCTCATTGCGGTAGGCAGGACAGTCGAAGAGGTGCGCCAGCATATCGGCGCCACTTCGCTTAACTATTTGTCTTTACAAGGACTGATCAAAGCCACTGGCCTGGAGGAAAGCGAGTTGTGTCTTTCCTGCTTTACCGGGGACTATCCTATAGATTTGCACGAACGCATGGCGGACATAATCCAAATCAAAGCCGCGGTCAAATAA
- the rpmF gene encoding 50S ribosomal protein L32, with the protein MGVPKKHKTRSGRDQRRSHHAIKAANLAKCANCGSPTMPHHACPNCGFYKGRKAV; encoded by the coding sequence ATGGGAGTTCCAAAAAAGCATAAAACCCGCAGCGGCCGTGACCAGCGTCGCAGCCACCATGCGATTAAAGCAGCTAACCTAGCAAAATGCGCGAACTGCGGCAGCCCGACAATGCCTCACCATGCGTGCCCTAACTGCGGCTTCTACAAAGGTCGCAAAGCAGTTTAG
- the nusB gene encoding transcription antitermination factor NusB, with protein sequence MANRHLLRTIALQSLFEWDFHNQQENLDEIFDRVFKEFCPKSDDDSFAKVLLDGVVKNHEEIDKIIVKHAPEWPIAQITVIDRNVLRLGIYEMLFLKETPPRVVINEAVEMGKSFGGDSSGKFVNGVLGALYKELPPEEKVENKEETKEAEKETTAE encoded by the coding sequence ATGGCAAACCGACATTTACTTCGTACAATTGCATTGCAGAGTCTGTTCGAATGGGACTTTCATAATCAGCAGGAGAATCTTGACGAGATTTTTGACCGAGTCTTTAAAGAGTTTTGCCCAAAAAGCGATGATGACAGTTTTGCTAAAGTTTTATTGGATGGTGTTGTAAAGAACCACGAAGAAATCGATAAGATTATCGTTAAGCATGCTCCAGAGTGGCCTATTGCTCAAATTACCGTAATTGACCGCAATGTGCTCCGTTTGGGTATTTATGAAATGCTATTTTTAAAGGAAACCCCGCCGCGCGTGGTGATTAACGAAGCTGTAGAAATGGGCAAGAGCTTTGGCGGAGATTCTTCGGGAAAATTTGTAAACGGCGTGCTGGGCGCGCTGTATAAAGAGCTGCCACCGGAAGAAAAGGTAGAGAACAAGGAAGAGACAAAAGAAGCAGAAAAAGAAACAACCGCTGAATAG
- a CDS encoding lamin tail domain-containing protein, producing MQKKSYYFGAVLAVVLAVSNVFFVSGPAFATAQEELPKAIIISAVQITGGVGKTSQDFVELYNPNSEPLNLNGYRLVKRSSTGTADSSIKSWSSDSYIPAYGFYLWANSSYGDIPVLPDTITSSTLADDNGIALRFGANDTGAIIDSLAWGATSNTFASSGLANPGAGESIARTSMSEPKLYAVQLSSPRNSSVVLAPTAEQVPTGDLPETDPAPQEPPAEEQPVEEPPAEEQPAQEQAPLEQPRTIYITELLPNPSGADAGKEEIELFNYGSQIVDLSNWVLDDVSAEQPLSSNNYAIMGLNLEPGQYASIIIPAGKFTLNNSSGDTVTLFDSNGEAVDTVIYTQSAPSGKSYSKIGDLWNWAIPTQGSQNVPDLAPEEEIEEEEQQLLPSIQGLVISEIYAAPLKGEQEFVELYNSSDSEIDMTGGIIMVGNSSAGLPQIMVPAKSYYLLRRETLTLALANSGKKVSLLQKQDGVAAQNSAVVFTVEYPKSITGQSYAKFEDNFLWTSKVTPGSVNVLEQPQQKPAANLESDKKPVVKKSTSPKAPVKTTVKTSSTKAAAKPAEKTNSKPAATAKKTTESVKNEQKSEDENKPKSKGLAGVVAIAVASLGAGGLAVYRFGMGGGMPF from the coding sequence ATGCAAAAGAAATCTTATTACTTTGGTGCAGTTTTGGCCGTGGTGCTGGCTGTATCGAACGTGTTTTTTGTGAGTGGGCCGGCCTTCGCGACCGCGCAAGAAGAATTGCCGAAAGCGATTATAATATCGGCGGTCCAAATTACTGGAGGGGTGGGAAAAACCAGCCAGGACTTTGTCGAACTATATAATCCCAACAGCGAGCCATTAAACCTAAATGGTTATCGGTTGGTTAAAAGAAGCAGCACTGGCACTGCGGACAGCTCCATAAAGTCGTGGTCGTCGGACAGCTATATCCCGGCCTATGGTTTTTATCTATGGGCCAATTCCAGCTACGGAGATATTCCAGTTTTGCCGGATACGATAACTTCATCAACCTTAGCGGACGACAATGGAATCGCTCTGCGTTTTGGCGCTAACGATACCGGCGCGATTATAGACAGTCTGGCCTGGGGCGCAACCAGCAACACTTTCGCAAGTTCCGGGCTGGCCAATCCAGGAGCAGGGGAATCTATCGCGCGCACTTCTATGTCCGAACCTAAGCTTTACGCTGTGCAATTGAGCAGTCCACGTAACTCAAGCGTGGTGCTAGCGCCTACCGCAGAGCAAGTTCCTACTGGTGATTTGCCAGAAACAGACCCTGCCCCGCAGGAACCTCCGGCCGAAGAACAGCCCGTAGAAGAACCTCCGGCCGAAGAACAGCCTGCGCAGGAACAAGCTCCGTTAGAACAGCCTCGTACCATCTATATTACCGAATTGCTGCCCAACCCTAGCGGCGCAGACGCAGGCAAGGAGGAGATCGAATTGTTTAACTACGGAAGCCAAATTGTTGATTTAAGCAATTGGGTTCTGGACGACGTCTCGGCCGAACAGCCGCTGAGTTCTAATAATTACGCCATTATGGGTCTAAATCTCGAACCTGGCCAATATGCTTCCATTATTATCCCGGCTGGCAAATTTACCTTGAATAATTCGAGCGGCGACACTGTCACTCTTTTTGATTCCAATGGTGAAGCGGTGGATACCGTAATCTACACTCAATCGGCACCGAGCGGGAAAAGCTATAGTAAAATTGGCGATCTGTGGAACTGGGCAATTCCAACACAAGGTTCGCAGAATGTTCCAGACCTAGCCCCAGAGGAAGAGATTGAAGAGGAAGAACAGCAGTTACTGCCTTCGATTCAAGGACTAGTGATTTCGGAAATATATGCCGCGCCTCTAAAAGGGGAGCAGGAGTTTGTTGAGCTGTATAATTCCTCGGATAGCGAAATTGATATGACCGGAGGAATAATTATGGTTGGCAACAGTTCTGCGGGGTTGCCGCAAATTATGGTGCCGGCAAAAAGTTATTATTTGCTTCGGAGAGAAACCTTGACTTTAGCTTTAGCCAATAGCGGTAAAAAAGTCAGCCTGCTTCAAAAGCAAGACGGAGTTGCCGCTCAGAACAGCGCAGTGGTATTTACCGTCGAATATCCTAAGTCCATAACCGGCCAGTCATATGCAAAATTCGAAGACAATTTTTTATGGACCAGCAAAGTGACTCCGGGCTCTGTAAATGTATTGGAGCAGCCACAGCAAAAACCAGCCGCTAATCTTGAAAGCGATAAAAAACCAGTTGTAAAAAAATCTACAAGTCCAAAGGCACCTGTTAAAACAACAGTAAAAACCTCTAGCACAAAGGCAGCGGCGAAGCCCGCAGAAAAAACTAACTCGAAACCTGCTGCCACAGCCAAAAAAACTACAGAGTCAGTCAAAAATGAGCAAAAAAGTGAAGACGAGAACAAGCCAAAATCAAAGGGTTTAGCCGGGGTTGTTGCCATCGCAGTCGCTAGCCTGGGGGCTGGCGGATTAGCTGTATATCGCTTTGGAATGGGCGGTGGAATGCCATTTTAA
- a CDS encoding HU family DNA-binding protein: protein MSLNKSDLIEVLAARLSITYTEAERMLNAFINLIYENLRNGEKVNISGFGQFSVSHREPRIGVNPRNPSQKIQIPELNTPKFKAGEAFKEAVKLRKNSPTQE from the coding sequence ATGAGCTTAAATAAATCAGATTTAATTGAGGTTTTGGCAGCCCGACTTTCTATCACTTATACAGAGGCCGAGAGAATGCTTAATGCTTTCATAAACTTGATTTATGAAAATCTCCGCAACGGTGAAAAGGTTAATATTAGCGGTTTTGGTCAGTTTAGCGTTTCGCATAGAGAACCTCGCATCGGTGTTAATCCCCGCAATCCATCTCAGAAGATTCAAATTCCAGAATTGAACACACCTAAATTCAAAGCCGGTGAAGCGTTTAAAGAAGCTGTAAAGCTTCGCAAAAATTCTCCTACTCAGGAATAA